CACGATCGATGCGGATGTGGCACAGCATCTTATTAAAGCTGCAAGTGCAGCAAAGCTTCTTGGCAGCAGGGTTATATTCACGGGCATGAGAGCTGATGTGACAGAGACGATCGTGAGTCTCGGCATCGATCTCACCGAAGTTGACACCCGAAGAACACTCCGTGATGGATTGATGGAAGCGATACCGAGGGTGTAAATCGTGGAAAGGGGCGAGAAGGTTCACTGGGCTGATGTTATCGCAGAAGAGCTGATAGCGACAGGGCGCAAGCAGGTTGTTGCAACAGGGATCTCACCTTCTGGTCCAATTCATATCGGAAACTTAAGAGAAGTGATAACAGCAGACGCGATCTACCGGGCGCTTCGTGACAGGGGTGCAGAGGATGCACGACTCATCTATGTGGCAGATACATTCGATCCGCTGAGACGGGTTTATCCTTTTTTACCTGATTCTTACGCTGAGTATGTTGGATCTCCGATCTCGACAATTCCTGACCCTGAAGGCTGCTGTAAAAACTATGCAGAGCATTTTCTGCAACCATTTCTTGAATCCCTCGATGAACTTGAGATCGAGATTGAGGTTTACCGTGCAGATCTGATGTATGCAAAGGGCGATTATGATGAGGCAATTTTGAAAGCACTCAGAATGCGTGACAGGATTGCTTCAATCATCGATGAAGTCACAGGAAAGGTCACCTCTCACGACTGGAGTCCTTTCAACCCGATATGCAAGAGGTGTGGCAGACTCACAACGACAACGGTTACAGATTTTGATCCGCAGCAGATGCGTGCTGGGTATATATGTCAGTGTGGAGAGGAAGGCGAGGTTCCGATCAGAGGTGGAGGAAAACTCACATGGCGGGTTGACTGGCCTGCAAGATGGGAAATTCTTGGCGTGACAGCAGAACCGTTCGGGAAGGATCATGCATCTGCTGGAAGTTCTTACGATTCTGGAATACGCCTATCAAAGGAGATCTATAATTATGAACCGCCATACCCGATTCCGTTTGAACATGTACTCCTGAAAGGCAAAGGCTCGATGTCCTCATCGAAAGGAGTTGCAATAACGGTTTCTGAGATGCTCTCGTGTATCCCGCCTGAGATACTGAAGTATATTATGATAAGGGTCAAGCCAGAGAAACACATTGAGCTTGATCCTGCTCTCCCGCTTCTTAACTTAATCGATGAGTATGAACGGCTGGATCCTGCATCTGATCGGTCGAAAGAGCTTTCAGCAACTGAAAAAAGCCTGAGGATCGATATCCCGTTCAGACACATCATCAATATCGTACAGATAGCGGGATTTGACGCTGAGAAGGCGCTTGAGGTGATAAAACGGGGTGGATACAAACTTGATGATCTTGAGATCATCGATCGATACAGCGCGTACGCAAGATCCTGGCTTGAGCGGTTTGCGCCCCAGTCGTTGAGGTTTGAGTTGCAGGAAGATGTGCCACCCGAAGCTTCAGAGATCCCACAGAACGTGCGCGAGGGACTCAACGAACTTGCGGACTTTCTCACGCAGGCAGATCTTGATGCTGAGATGGTACATCAGGAGATCTATGCGATCGCCACGCGGCTCGGGATAAAGCCAAAGGAGCTCTTTGCAGGGATTTATCTTGCACTTCTTGGGAGGAGGTCAGGGCCAAGGGCCGGATGGTTTCTGGTCTCGCTCGATCGAGAGTTTGTCATAGAAAGATTCAGGGCGATCACCACCTGAAAAGCTCTGATATCGCAGCTTTTACCAGATTGAAGAGTTTAAGATTTTTCTTTGAGGCAGGCCATTCCATGTGAACTTTCTCATTGATCACATAATCAAGCATCATGTCGAGTTCAGGTTTAAGTGCGTTCAACTCCTTCTGTCTCTCCTTCTGATCATCTAACTCCATTATTTCATCGATTCGACGGGTAAGCTCAATTGCAAGCTTTATCCGCTCCTCAGTTGATCTGAATATCTCCTGATCGATCACACCATACTCGGCCTTCAGTCTGTTGAGGTGCATGCCAGCCCGGTATGTACAGTCAACGATCTCATCGCGGCTCATCCATTCGGTCTCATAGTTGAGGGCATATTTCCAGCTTGGTGAGAGCATTGCTTTCCTGTACTCTTCAAGCGTCCTGAAACGAATCCTGTATCCGTACTCACTGGCATTCTCATAAGCGATAGAGCCTGGATCAAGGAAGGGTGAGTAGGAGAGGATGAAAGGAACCACACGCTTCCCAAATCGTCCCATCAGCTCCCCACACCACTCAACTGTATCCATCACAGATTCACAATCCTGTAGTGGGAGACCGATCATAAAAAACAGGTCAAACCGGTTGCAACCATGTTCCATCGCCCACTCGATGTTTGCCTCGATCTGCGCGTTTGTGTAGTGCTTCCCTTCTCTGGATCTGATCTTTTCGTCGTGGGTATCAGGAGAGATCTCAAAATTAAAATTTTTAACCGATTCACCTACAAGTTTGAAGTACTCTTCTGGTGCACACGTGAAAAGTTCAAAGACGAGGTGGTTCTCAAATTCTTTTTCCCGCAACCCTTCAAGTACTTTGTATGCATATTCCTTCCCTGACTGTAGCAGGTCACCGATGATAAATATCGGCGCCCTTGTGTATGCCGTAATCTTCAGTATCTCCTCTGCAATCATCTCTGGGTCACGAAATGATGCTTTATTTCGGTTGCAATAGTGTGCAACTGCCTTCTTCGATCCGCCGCAGAACGTGCAGTTGTGCATGCAGCCACGACAGGTTATGATCGGTGTGATAGGATAGTCCATCCAGTGCGATGATCCACTCTTCCATGGACTCAGGCTCCGGATATCCATGTACCTGAGAGCCGTCCTGAAAGCATATATGTAGTTGTTTGCACAGCCGTTAAATCTGGATGGAACATGGGTGAAGGGATTTATACGAACCTCGCTGTCCTTATCCTTCCAGACAAGATTTGGGATCTCATCCAGATGTTCGCTGGATCTGGCTGTTATCACCTTCATCAGTCTCAAAAACGGTTCTTCGGTAGAGTCTCCTCTTATCACAAAATCAACTGCTGGATAGCGGATCAACTCATCGTGAAAGTAGGTTGCTGAAAGCCCGCCAAAGATTACAGGTGTTTCGGGGTGGTATTTTTTGCATACCTTTGCAACCTCAAGACTTCCATGCGCATGTGCCAACCAGTGAAGATCGATCCCGAAAGCGGCTGGCTTGAGCTTCCGTATCATTTTTTCAGGATTAAAACTTGCATCTCCAAGCATTCTGGCGGCTAAATTGACAATTCTTACCTTCATCCCACCTCTTTCGAGATGTTCCAGTATTGAGAAGAATCCAATCGGGTACATCTCAAATAACGGGGATGAGGGGACGCCATCTGCGATAGGCCCAAACATTAATGGACGCTCTCGAAAGTCATAAACTGCTGGCGCATGCAGCAAAACCAGATCTGGGTTTCTAATATACATCTCTCTCCATCTTGTTATGAGGAATGGATAAAACCGGGATCATATAACTTTATCGGAAGGAAAGTCTATTAACTCACCATAGCGAGTTCGTGATATGATCGGCGAGGTTGAACGCTTCTTTCTGCTCTTTATAGCAGGTCTTGGCCTGAGGATTATGGCAGGAGACCACCTCTTCTGGTTGCCCAAGCTTATCAAAATCTTTCTGGTTTATATTGGGATTCCATCACTCCTCATATCAACGCTTCTCTCCTCTCAGAAGCTCGGAACTGAATTCTCGCTGGCTGCAGCGGTAACCGTACTCTCAATCTTCTCGATCCTTGCACTCTCAATCCTTCACCATAAATTGAGAGATCGAAGCGATGGTGAAGTCCTTCTGCTTTTAAACGCCTTTCCAAACGCAGGTTTTCTTGGACTTCCCGTCTGTTACATCCTCTTTGGTGAAGGAGGGATGTATTATGCCTCGATCTATGTATTGTTTGGCACACTGATACACTACAGCATCGGGGTCTTCACATCGATCTACATCAAGGATGGCAACATTAAAAAAGGTCTTGATGGTATGAAACGCTTCCCCGGATTTTATACAATGGTGGTCGTATTTCTGATCGCATCCTTTAATCCAGCGATACCACATGGACTTGTATCAACGCTCGATATACTGGGTGGTTTCACGATAACCCTTGCAA
This genomic window from Candidatus Syntrophoarchaeum caldarius contains:
- a CDS encoding lysyl-tRNA ligase, which codes for MERGEKVHWADVIAEELIATGRKQVVATGISPSGPIHIGNLREVITADAIYRALRDRGAEDARLIYVADTFDPLRRVYPFLPDSYAEYVGSPISTIPDPEGCCKNYAEHFLQPFLESLDELEIEIEVYRADLMYAKGDYDEAILKALRMRDRIASIIDEVTGKVTSHDWSPFNPICKRCGRLTTTTVTDFDPQQMRAGYICQCGEEGEVPIRGGGKLTWRVDWPARWEILGVTAEPFGKDHASAGSSYDSGIRLSKEIYNYEPPYPIPFEHVLLKGKGSMSSSKGVAITVSEMLSCIPPEILKYIMIRVKPEKHIELDPALPLLNLIDEYERLDPASDRSKELSATEKSLRIDIPFRHIINIVQIAGFDAEKALEVIKRGGYKLDDLEIIDRYSAYARSWLERFAPQSLRFELQEDVPPEASEIPQNVREGLNELADFLTQADLDAEMVHQEIYAIATRLGIKPKELFAGIYLALLGRRSGPRAGWFLVSLDREFVIERFRAITT
- a CDS encoding protein containing B12 binding domain, radical SAM, translated to MYIRNPDLVLLHAPAVYDFRERPLMFGPIADGVPSSPLFEMYPIGFFSILEHLERGGMKVRIVNLAARMLGDASFNPEKMIRKLKPAAFGIDLHWLAHAHGSLEVAKVCKKYHPETPVIFGGLSATYFHDELIRYPAVDFVIRGDSTEEPFLRLMKVITARSSEHLDEIPNLVWKDKDSEVRINPFTHVPSRFNGCANNYIYAFRTALRYMDIRSLSPWKSGSSHWMDYPITPIITCRGCMHNCTFCGGSKKAVAHYCNRNKASFRDPEMIAEEILKITAYTRAPIFIIGDLLQSGKEYAYKVLEGLREKEFENHLVFELFTCAPEEYFKLVGESVKNFNFEISPDTHDEKIRSREGKHYTNAQIEANIEWAMEHGCNRFDLFFMIGLPLQDCESVMDTVEWCGELMGRFGKRVVPFILSYSPFLDPGSIAYENASEYGYRIRFRTLEEYRKAMLSPSWKYALNYETEWMSRDEIVDCTYRAGMHLNRLKAEYGVIDQEIFRSTEERIKLAIELTRRIDEIMELDDQKERQKELNALKPELDMMLDYVINEKVHMEWPASKKNLKLFNLVKAAISELFRW
- a CDS encoding malate transporter; the protein is MIGEVERFFLLFIAGLGLRIMAGDHLFWLPKLIKIFLVYIGIPSLLISTLLSSQKLGTEFSLAAAVTVLSIFSILALSILHHKLRDRSDGEVLLLLNAFPNAGFLGLPVCYILFGEGGMYYASIYVLFGTLIHYSIGVFTSIYIKDGNIKKGLDGMKRFPGFYTMVVVFLIASFNPAIPHGLVSTLDILGGFTITLAIFFIGLSIKFEKPIEEFLSDLIHVTTFRFLLSPLTIIIFAILLKIEPGALIVQSMMPPAIGSTIIAAHYGMNYSMAANVTSAITIIFMIGFFLLVYL